A window from Kovacikia minuta CCNUW1 encodes these proteins:
- a CDS encoding hybrid sensor histidine kinase/response regulator has translation MPPIKLLVVEDEQLVADDLRETLELLGYDVSALVASGEDAIRQVELLQPDLVLMDIRLSGVIDGIEAARQIQARFQVPVIYLTANADRITLERVKATHPFGYILKPFNETILSTTIEIAWTRHQAEIQVQNALRIAENSRKVAESQVQRRSEYFSMASHELRNPLTAIQFATDFLHRYGDQLPDAKKQKYLERIKTATNSLNYLLENVLTLARVDAGKLQFDPQLIDVTQFCQEQVEAFQLSCGEHYTLTFSAPQTPCNAYLDEKLLWHLLNNLLSNSIKYSPPGSTVSLTLTCTGETIRLEVKDQGVGIPPDALLRLFEPFHRAANVNHIPGTGLGLAIAKQCVDLHHGQIHVESTLNQGTNFTVTLPRRGS, from the coding sequence ATGCCACCGATAAAACTACTGGTTGTTGAAGACGAACAACTGGTTGCCGATGATCTTAGAGAAACGCTGGAGTTATTGGGATACGACGTTTCTGCCCTGGTTGCATCGGGAGAGGATGCAATTCGTCAGGTCGAACTGCTTCAGCCCGACCTGGTGTTGATGGATATTCGGCTGTCTGGAGTCATTGATGGCATTGAAGCTGCCAGGCAGATTCAGGCTCGCTTCCAGGTTCCCGTGATTTATCTAACGGCAAACGCCGATCGCATCACTTTGGAACGGGTCAAAGCAACTCACCCCTTTGGCTATATTCTGAAACCTTTTAACGAAACGATTCTGTCTACCACCATTGAGATTGCATGGACCCGGCATCAGGCAGAAATTCAGGTGCAAAATGCTTTGCGGATCGCTGAAAACAGCAGAAAGGTGGCAGAATCCCAGGTGCAACGCCGATCGGAATACTTCTCAATGGCATCCCACGAACTGCGTAATCCCCTGACAGCCATTCAATTTGCCACTGATTTTTTGCACCGTTACGGTGATCAGCTACCCGATGCCAAGAAACAGAAATATCTGGAACGAATTAAAACTGCAACCAACAGTTTGAATTACCTATTAGAAAATGTGTTAACGCTGGCACGGGTGGACGCCGGAAAACTACAATTTGACCCTCAACTAATCGATGTTACCCAGTTTTGCCAGGAACAGGTTGAAGCTTTTCAACTGAGTTGTGGCGAGCACTATACCCTGACATTTTCTGCCCCTCAAACTCCCTGCAATGCCTATTTAGACGAAAAACTGCTGTGGCATTTACTGAATAACTTATTATCCAACTCGATTAAATATTCTCCACCTGGCAGTACCGTTTCCCTCACTCTTACCTGCACTGGAGAAACCATTCGCCTGGAGGTTAAAGATCAGGGAGTTGGAATTCCTCCGGATGCCCTCCTCCGTCTGTTTGAACCATTTCACCGGGCAGCCAATGTCAACCATATTCCGGGAACTGGCTTAGGTTTAGCGATCGCAAAGCAATGTGTGGACCTGCACCACGGTCAAATTCACGTCGAAAGCACGCTCAACCAGGGAACCAACTTCACCGTGACCTTGCCCAGGAGGGGGAGTTAA